Proteins encoded within one genomic window of Episyrphus balteatus chromosome 1, idEpiBalt1.1, whole genome shotgun sequence:
- the LOC129905376 gene encoding probable serine/threonine-protein kinase tsuA, producing the protein MSKTCAKCNDKLKRSEMIVCRLFCGQYFHKDCVGISSEESNILSKSNFNWQCDSCSLINLSNFFNRFTELSQCVSELKREICSLRELFHNPQSVKPLLNSKSPALTDPSKNNLIPPTTAPRENVSPSTSNNSNQSVAVVADSVDQQKETETNNASNFLINCAPNINNNSSFARVNKNNNEKLSRGPISNVPIYGTNTNSDLNVILNNKWVHLSSFSNDTEPDSIVEYISNITKIPNQFFKCFKLTKKDAVMSELPFVNFKLSVPEDKLNTILMPTIWPEFVRVKLFVPTPKNLKQQNAITTT; encoded by the coding sequence ATGTCGAAAACTTGTGCCAAGTGCAACGATAAACTAAAGCGATCTGAAATGATTGTGTGTCGATTGTTTTGTGGCCAATATTTTCATAAAGACTGTGTTGGAATTTCTTCAGAAGaatcaaatattttatcaaaatctaattttaattGGCAGTGTGACAGTTGTTCTCTTATAAACCTCTCCAACTTTTTTAACCGATTTACGGAGCTTTCACAGTGTGTTAGTGAATTGAAAAGAGAAATATGTTCTTTACGCGAATTATTTCATAACCCCCAAAGTGTAAAGCCTCTCTTAAATTCAAAATCTCCCGCATTAACTGATCcatcaaaaaacaatttaattccaCCTACTACTGCCCCCCGCGAAAATGTTAGTCCATCTACATCAAATAATTCTAACCAAAGCGTCGCAGTGGTTGCTGACAGTGTTGATCAACAGAAAGAAACGGAAACAAATAATGCATCAAACTTTTTAATAAACTGCGCTCCAAACATCAATAACAATTCATCATTCGCGAGggttaacaaaaataacaatgaAAAACTCTCTCGCGGCCCAATTTCTAATGTTCCTATCTATGGTACAAACACAAACTCGGATCTTAATGTGATTCTCAATAACAAGTGGGTTCATTTATCAAGCTTCTCAAATGATACTGAACCAGACTCAATTGTTGAATATATATCCAATATTACTAAAATCccgaatcaattttttaaatgctttaaaTTAACCAAAAAAGATGCTGTTATGAGTGAGTTACCCTTTGTTAATTTTAAGCTTAGTGTACCAGAAGACAAGTTGAATACTATCTTGATGCCTACTATATGGCCTGAATTTGTCCGTGTGAAGTTGTTTGTTCCAACTCCAAAAAACCTAAAACAACAAAATGCAATAACAACAACATaa
- the LOC129905386 gene encoding uncharacterized protein LOC129905386, producing the protein MQRYDTYPGLNETTDYIPPLVDFNKNFSILIPEREGWDSNSLISEQGFPFYTDGSKMESGTGAGVFCKPLNIRESYRLPDDCSVFQAEIFAIEKAAELVHKEKLISSEIIFFVDSQAAIKALASETIRSKAVLNCKILNSICYTNQVKLCWVPGHSNIEGNEIVDELARLGSASKEDSSTQLVRGPDIPIGVLKRKIDLMTKEKINNTWKTRDDCIISRSLWPRINEKETRYILSLSKKNIRILIGVLTGHCAIGAMANRMGVFAPDFCRSCQDEEEIESIKHLLCDCLNLQTNRLRYFGKRFVGELDDLAQVSMANMRKFIESTGWFVNEPVFVNR; encoded by the coding sequence ATGCAAAGATACGACACATATCCGGGTTTGAATGAGACTACAGATTACATTCCACCTTTAGtagatttcaacaaaaatttctcCATTTTAATACCAGAAAGAGAGGGGTGGGATTCCAATTCGCTTATCAGCGAACAGGGATTCCCCTTCTATACTGACGGTTCAAAAATGGAATCAGGAACAGGAGCTGGGGTGTTCTGCAAACCTCTCAATATTAGAGAATCATATAGACTCCCAGACGATTGCAGTGTGTTTCAAGCTGAAATCTTTGCTATAGAAAAAGCGGCAGAATTGGTTCACAAAGAAAAACTAATCTCCTCAGAGATAATATTCTTTGTGGACAGTCAGGCTGCTATCAAAGCTTTAGCCAGTGAGACGATAAGATCCAAAGCGGTTTTAAACTGCAAAATTCTCAATAGCATTTGCTACACTAACCAAGTAaaactctgctgggttcctggGCATAGCAATATAGAAGGGAATGAAATAGTGGATGAACTAGCTAGGTTAGGGTCAGCGTCAAAAGAGGATAGCAGCACCCAATTAGTAAGGGGACCAGATATCCCTATCGGTGTGCTCAAAAGGAAAATAGACCTAAtgactaaagaaaaaatcaataacaCCTGGAAAACTAGAGACGATTGTATTATCTCTAGAAGTTTATGGCCTAGAATCAACGAAAAAGAAACTCGGTATATTTTATCCCTGAGTAAAAAGAACATTAGAATCTTGATAGGTGTGCTAACGGGTCATTGTGCCATTGGTGCAATGGCTAATAGAATGGGTGTATTTGCACCTGATTTCTGCAGAAGCTGTCAAGATGAAGAGGAAATAGAATCCATTAAACACCTGCTCTGCGATTGTCTAAACCTCCAAACAAACCGACTCCGTTACTTCGGAAAAAGGTTCGTA